One Phoenix dactylifera cultivar Barhee BC4 unplaced genomic scaffold, palm_55x_up_171113_PBpolish2nd_filt_p 000427F, whole genome shotgun sequence DNA segment encodes these proteins:
- the LOC103719724 gene encoding E3 ubiquitin-protein ligase RFI2 isoform X1: MGLGESEKGDGGKEGAIMVACSICLETVMSEGDRSTARLQCGHQFHLDCIGSAFNAKGVMQCPNCRKVENGNWLYASSSRPLPELSMDDWAHDEDLYELSYSEMPFGVHWCPFSRLAQAASSFEEGESSPHISFQDLLGHQAIFTEHPAASSAAHPCPYVAYLQPLQPSSSSSSHVSSESPIDGPGYHHHWSHIPRPTDVQIVHTLPPIDLQYHSWEQHSQSYSPPNSHISGADQASASSPTMRAARLDSDGLPRAGPFVHPFILGHGSGSRGRSPSSFVPSPVPPYLRARGAVHDHQNSQSIHGTIFTGIQRSGGSRGLATLAPTPVSLTDQAGFYLLPSAGQSGHNLIDAENTAGHHLYTSWERDRFVPYQLFPVDRESGWWGPYMQSTGASDSSHRAGLWPRVGSERSSSRGWS, encoded by the exons ATGGGCCTCGGGGAATCGGAAAAAGGGGACGGGGGCAAGGAAGGAGCGATAATGGTCGCCTGCTCGATCTGCCTCGAGACCGTGATGAGTGAGGGTGATCGGTCCACTGCCAGACTGCAATGCGGACACCAATTCCACCTAG ATTGTATTGGCTCTGCATTTAATGCCAAAGGGGTTATGCAATGCCCAAATTGTCGAAAAGTCGAGAATGGCAATTGGCTATATGCAAGCAGTTCACGCCCATTGCCAGAGCTGAGCATGGATGACTGGGCACATGATGAAGACCTCTATGAACTTAGTTATTCAGAAATG CCATTTGGAGTTCATTGGTGCCCATTTAGCAGATTAGCGCAGGCTGCATCATCATTTGA GGAAGGGGAATCTTCTCCACATATTTCTT TCCAGGATCTTTTGGGACATCAAGCCATCTTTACAGAGCATCCAGCTGCTTCATCAGCAGCTCATCCATGCCCATATGTGGCTTACTTGCAGCCACTCCAACCTTCATCTTCCTCAAGTTCCCATGTTTCATCTGAAAGTCCTATTGATGGTCCTGGATATCACCATCACTGGAGTCACATTCCCAGGCCGACAGATGTCCAGATTGTTCACACACTACCTCCCATTGATCTCCAGTATCATAGTTGGGAACAGCATTCTCAGTCATATTCCCCACCTAACAGCCATATCAGTGGTGCTGATCAGGCTTCAGCTTCTTCTCCAACAATGAGAGCTGCAAGGCTTGATTCTGATGGTCTACCGAGGGCAGGGCCTTTTGTCCATCCCTTTATTCTTGGCCACGG ATCTGGTTCTAGGGGTAGATCCCCCAGTTCTTTTGTTCCCTCGCCAGTTCCACCATATCTCAGAGCTCGTGGCGCTGTTCATGATCATCAAAATTCCCAAAGCATACATGGAACCATCTTCACAGGCATACAGCGATCGGGAGGTTCGAGGGGTTTGGCTACCTTAGCTCCAACACCGGTCTCTCTGACGGATCAGGCTGGCTTTTACCTGCTCCCTTCTGCAGGTCAATCAGGTCACAATCTAATAGATGCTGAGAACACTGCAGGGCACCACTTATATACTTCGTGGGAAAGGGACCGATTTGTTCCATATCAATTATTTCCTGTGGACAGGGAATCAGGATGGTGGGGACCTTATATGCAATCTACTGGTGCATCAGATTCCAGTCACAGGGCAGGTCTGTGGCCCCGGGTAGGCTCTGAGAGGTCATCATCCCGAGGCTGGTCGTAG
- the LOC120106007 gene encoding uncharacterized protein LOC120106007 — translation MAGDWMTTFVTRIPKHLDEAEPSHYKPISLCTTLYKVVIKILVDRMKPLLYSLIYQEQRLKAFVRGQSITDNVLIAQKMIWDLQRAPRQQCYMAVKLDMKRAYDRVC, via the coding sequence ATGGCTGGCGACTGGATGACAACCTTCGTCACCCGGATCCCGAAGCACCTAGATGAGGCGGAGCCCAGCCACTATAAGCCCATCAGTCTTTGCACTACCCTTTACAAGGTGGTGATCAAGATTCTAGTGGACAGGATGAAGCCCTTGCTATACAGTCTCATCTATCAGGAGCAAAGGCTTAAGGCTTTTGTGAGAGGGCAGAGCATCACCGACAATGTCCTGATTGCCCAGAAAATGATATGGGACCTACAGCGGGCCCCAAGGCAGCAGTGCTATATGGCGGTGAAGCTAGATATGAAAAGGGCCTACGATAGGGTCTgctga
- the LOC103719724 gene encoding E3 ubiquitin-protein ligase RFI2 isoform X2 produces the protein MGLGESEKGDGGKEGAIMVACSICLETVMSEGDRSTARLQCGHQFHLDCIGSAFNAKGVMQCPNCRKVENGNWLYASSSRPLPELSMDDWAHDEDLYELSYSEMPFGVHWCPFSRLAQAASSFEEGESSPHISFQDLLGHQAIFTEHPAASSAAHPCPYVAYLQPLQPSSSSSSHVSSESPIDGPGYHHHWSHIPRPTDVQIVHTLPPIDLQYHSWEQHSQSYSPPNSHISGADQASASSPTMRAARLDSDGLPRAGPFVHPFILGHGSGSRGRSPSSFVPSPVPPYLRARGAVHDHQNSQSIHGTIFTGIQRSGGSRGLATLAPTPVSLTDQAGFYLLPSAGQSGNQDGGDLICNLLVHQIPVTGQVCGPG, from the exons ATGGGCCTCGGGGAATCGGAAAAAGGGGACGGGGGCAAGGAAGGAGCGATAATGGTCGCCTGCTCGATCTGCCTCGAGACCGTGATGAGTGAGGGTGATCGGTCCACTGCCAGACTGCAATGCGGACACCAATTCCACCTAG ATTGTATTGGCTCTGCATTTAATGCCAAAGGGGTTATGCAATGCCCAAATTGTCGAAAAGTCGAGAATGGCAATTGGCTATATGCAAGCAGTTCACGCCCATTGCCAGAGCTGAGCATGGATGACTGGGCACATGATGAAGACCTCTATGAACTTAGTTATTCAGAAATG CCATTTGGAGTTCATTGGTGCCCATTTAGCAGATTAGCGCAGGCTGCATCATCATTTGA GGAAGGGGAATCTTCTCCACATATTTCTT TCCAGGATCTTTTGGGACATCAAGCCATCTTTACAGAGCATCCAGCTGCTTCATCAGCAGCTCATCCATGCCCATATGTGGCTTACTTGCAGCCACTCCAACCTTCATCTTCCTCAAGTTCCCATGTTTCATCTGAAAGTCCTATTGATGGTCCTGGATATCACCATCACTGGAGTCACATTCCCAGGCCGACAGATGTCCAGATTGTTCACACACTACCTCCCATTGATCTCCAGTATCATAGTTGGGAACAGCATTCTCAGTCATATTCCCCACCTAACAGCCATATCAGTGGTGCTGATCAGGCTTCAGCTTCTTCTCCAACAATGAGAGCTGCAAGGCTTGATTCTGATGGTCTACCGAGGGCAGGGCCTTTTGTCCATCCCTTTATTCTTGGCCACGG ATCTGGTTCTAGGGGTAGATCCCCCAGTTCTTTTGTTCCCTCGCCAGTTCCACCATATCTCAGAGCTCGTGGCGCTGTTCATGATCATCAAAATTCCCAAAGCATACATGGAACCATCTTCACAGGCATACAGCGATCGGGAGGTTCGAGGGGTTTGGCTACCTTAGCTCCAACACCGGTCTCTCTGACGGATCAGGCTGGCTTTTACCTGCTCCCTTCTGCAGGTCAATCAG GGAATCAGGATGGTGGGGACCTTATATGCAATCTACTGGTGCATCAGATTCCAGTCACAGGGCAGGTCTGTGGCCCCGGGTAG